The following proteins come from a genomic window of Pararhodobacter sp.:
- a CDS encoding cytochrome c biogenesis CcdA family protein, translating to MFDISFGGAALAGILSFLSPCILPMVPFYLCYMAGLSMAELRADQGLAPGAQRRLVLSALAFSLGVTTIFVLLGMGATALGQAFLEWRDTLQWVAAAVLFVFGLHFLGVLKISLLYRQARIENAGAPKSVIGSYVMGLAFGFGWTPCVGPALAAILMIASGMGDITRGAMLLFVYGMAMTLPFVIAALFARPFLNWVSRHRNKLQYVEKIMGVMLIVFAILIATNSVAYIAQWMIEVMPWMASIG from the coding sequence CCGATGGTGCCGTTTTACCTGTGTTACATGGCCGGTCTGTCGATGGCGGAACTGCGCGCGGATCAAGGGCTGGCACCCGGCGCTCAGCGGCGGTTGGTTCTGTCTGCACTGGCGTTTTCGCTGGGTGTGACAACGATCTTCGTGCTGCTGGGCATGGGTGCCACGGCGCTCGGTCAGGCCTTTCTGGAATGGCGCGACACGCTGCAATGGGTCGCCGCGGCTGTGCTGTTCGTGTTCGGCCTGCATTTTCTCGGCGTGCTGAAAATCTCTCTGTTGTATCGTCAGGCGCGGATCGAGAACGCCGGCGCGCCAAAATCGGTGATCGGCAGCTATGTGATGGGCCTCGCCTTTGGCTTTGGTTGGACACCCTGCGTCGGCCCGGCACTGGCGGCGATCCTGATGATCGCGTCGGGCATGGGCGACATCACGCGCGGCGCCATGCTGCTGTTCGTGTATGGCATGGCGATGACCCTGCCCTTCGTGATCGCCGCCCTGTTCGCGCGGCCGTTCCTCAACTGGGTCTCACGCCACCGCAACAAGCTGCAATATGTCGAGAAGATCATGGGCGTGATGCTGATCGTGTTCGCGATTCTGATCGCCACGAATTCCGTCGCCTATATCGCGCAATGGATGATCGAGGTAATGCCGTGGATGGCCTCGATCGGTTAA
- a CDS encoding thioredoxin family protein yields the protein MPTNRRTFLSGMALTVAAASLTRPARADQAVAPMGEDGLHKPGWLNETFRDMRDDLEEAKSLSKRMLILVEQRGCIYCTRMHEHVYTDDDIARMLREDYFVVQMNLFGNVPVTDFDGDVRDERDMMTRWGVVFTPTMIFLPENVPESGTVRDAAVMIMPGAFERGTTRLMLQWVLERGYEGDEHFQHYVARNLNP from the coding sequence ATGCCAACAAATCGTCGAACGTTCTTGAGCGGTATGGCGCTGACGGTTGCCGCCGCATCCCTGACTCGCCCGGCCCGCGCTGACCAGGCCGTAGCGCCAATGGGCGAGGATGGCTTGCACAAGCCCGGCTGGCTCAATGAGACCTTCCGCGACATGCGCGACGACCTCGAAGAGGCCAAATCGCTGAGCAAGCGGATGTTGATCCTGGTCGAGCAACGCGGCTGCATCTATTGCACGCGCATGCACGAGCATGTCTATACCGACGACGATATCGCGCGGATGCTGCGCGAGGATTATTTCGTTGTACAGATGAACCTGTTCGGCAATGTTCCGGTCACCGATTTTGACGGTGATGTGCGCGATGAGCGTGACATGATGACCCGCTGGGGCGTGGTGTTCACGCCAACCATGATCTTCCTGCCCGAGAACGTGCCAGAATCAGGCACCGTGCGCGATGCCGCCGTGATGATCATGCCCGGCGCCTTCGAGCGTGGCACCACAAGGCTGATGCTGCAATGGGTGCTGGAGCGCGGTTATGAAGGCGACGAGCATTTCCAGCATTATGTGGCGCGCAACCTGAACCCGTAG